One Setaria italica strain Yugu1 chromosome II, Setaria_italica_v2.0, whole genome shotgun sequence DNA segment encodes these proteins:
- the LOC101758874 gene encoding uncharacterized protein LOC101758874 produces MAVGVASPAVGHAAGDDAGQATSGVAGDDQPIPAEGVRELELEGKGAEPSEGVPVAIAVEGKVEENVSAAAAEAEDEGGDAGDEEEEGEKLLGCYSSTQSILLVGDGDFSFSLALATAFRSGTNIVTTSLDTYEVLLGKYSEAESNIMKLKSLETTVLHGVDVKIMKFHTDLKNKRFDRIVFNFPHAGFRGREDQVHMINSHKRLLRDFFCSALYLLIPYGEIHVRHKTGGPYDRWDLEQLASDSSLIIFEKEKFQITDYPGYNHKRGDGARCDQPFPLGPSCTFKLQIGDLKRWKKSSGNNATSTSFLGGSNVRPSGKLETDTRLLHLLPPVQARPWLHFTPPANTVRMPIPPQPYIFAQRQQPGPPLSLDGIVRALFHPQPMFSIAGPSLNAWRAPGSISSSMSRIACPNLLAPQEQPWHQRGSIAVQPGGDGCSYFEHQRCLQRDYEVRRKAMMPGAAGLSYSSAFLESVQRQEGPMECGVQRKATMPGAAGLNYSSAFLEQCRRDVQR; encoded by the exons ATGGCGGTGGGGGTGGCCTCGCCGGCGGTCGGGCACGCCGCGGGGGACGATGCAGGTCAGGCTACATCGGGGGTTGCGGGGGATGATCAGCCGATTCCAGCGGAGGGGGTCCGGGAACTGGAGTTAGAGGGGAAGGGGGCGGAGCCATCGGAGGGGGTACCGGTGGCGATCGCCGTGGAAGGGAAGGTGGAGGAGAATGTTtcggcggcagcagcggaggcggaggacgagggGGGCGATGCgggtgatgaggaggaggaaggggagaagTTGCTGGGGTGCTACTCCTCTACCCAGAGCATACTGCTCGTTGGGGACGGGGACTTCTCCTTCTCGCTGGCGCTGGCCACCGCGTTCCGCTCCGGCACCAACATCGTCACCACGTCCCTCGACACCTACG AGGTGCTGCTAGGCAAGTACAGTGAAGCAGAGTCAAACATAATGAAGCTGAAAAGTCTGGAAACCACGGTTTTGCATGGTGTTGACGTGAAAATAATGAAATTTCACACTGACCTGAAGAACAAACGGTTCGATCGGATTGTCTTTAATTTTCCTCATGCTGGCTTTAGAGGGCGTGAGGACCAGGTTCATATGATCAA TTCACACAAGAGGCTGTTGAGGGACTTTTTCTGCAGTGCACTCTACCTGCTTATACCTTATGGTGAAATCCATGTCAGACACAAGACAGGAGGGCCATATGACAGATGGGATCTTGAGCAGTTAGCCTCTGATTCTTCTCTTATTATATTTGAGAAAGAGAAATTCCAAATAACTGACTATCCTGGTTACAACCACAAGAGAGGAGATGGTGCAAGGTGCGACCAACCATTCCCTCTAGGTCCTTCTTGCACATTCAAGCTTCAAAtaggagacttgaagaggtggAAGAAATCGAGTGGAAACAACGCTACTTCAACCTCATTCCTAGGTGGAAGCAATGTCCGTCCTTCTGGCAAACTGGAAACTGACACAAGGCTACTTCATCTGCTTCCACCTGTTCAAGCAAGGCCTTGGCTACATTTTACTCCACCAGCTAACACAGTTCGCATGCCAATACCTCCGCAGCCTTACATATTTGCTCAAAGGCAACAGCCAGGTCCTCCACTAAGCTTGGATGGCATTGTGAGGGCTCTTTTTCATCCACAACCAATGTTCAGCATCGCAGGGCCATCACTGAATGCTTGGCGTGCTCCAGGCAGCATTTCGTCATCAATGAGCAGAATTGCATGTCCCAATCTCCTTGCACCACAGGAGCAGCCTTGGCATCAGCGGGGAAGTATTGCTGTTCAGCCGGGAGGAGATGGCTGCTCTTACTTTGAACACCAAAGGTGTCTGCAGAGGGATTATGAAGTGCGGAGGAAAGCTATGATGCCTGGAGCAGCAGGCTTGAGCTATTCTTCTGCCTTCTTGGAATCTGTTCAGAGGCAGGAGGGGCCGATGGAGTGTGGAGTGCAGAGAAAAGCTACTATGCCTGGAGCAGCCGGCTTGAACTATTCTTCTGCCTTCTTGGAACAATGCCGCAGAGATGTTCAGAGGTAA